The DNA region GGCCCGCCCGGTGAACGGCAGAACGGCCAGCGCCGCCATGGCGAAGACCGCCAGTACGACTCCCGCGGTGCCAGCACCAAGATCACGTACCTGTGCCACGTAGACGTACAGATACGGAACGGTGAACCCCAGCCCGAACGCGCTCAGCGCGCTCCCCAGCTGGATCCGCCGCAGTGCTGCACCCATCTCCCTGGTCACACTCACCTACCTCAAGGTCTCGAAGCGACATGTCGAGCCATCCGAACGACTCGAACCCGAAGACTTTAGCATTAAAGTTAGAACATCAACAATACAGCTCGAAGGACTTCGATGGCTTTGGAGGGCGTGCCATACTGCCCGCCATGCCTGACACCACCGAGCAGCCCGGACCACAGGAGCCGAGCCTCGACGAGCAGATCGCCGCCTACCAGCGCGAATTCCGGGACCTGGATCCCCAGGTCGAGCAGGTCGTCTCGGCCCTGGGTCGGCTGAACCGCCGGATGAACGTGGCGTACGGACGCCAGCTCGCCGCCCTCGGCATCAGCAACGCCGAGTGGGAGGTCCTCAAAACCCTGGTCCTGGCCGGCTCCCCGTACCGCCTGGGTCCGGGAGAGCTGGCCAAGCGCCTGGGCCTCACCCCGGCGGCGATGACCCACCGCATCGACCGCATGGCGGGCGAGGGCCTGGTCACCCGCGACCGGGACGAGAACAACCGGGTGCGCGTGATCGTCGAGCTGACCGACGAGGGCCGTACGAAGTGGCTGGAGGCGATGCGCATGGCCACCGACTTCGAGGAGGACCTGCTCCAGGACCTCACGGGTGATGAACGCGGAGGCCTCGGCGACATGCTGATCCGCCTCCTGCGTCGCGTGGAGCACGCCCAGCCGGACGCCGGCGGCCGCCTCACGGACCTGGACTGAACCCGTGTCCGACACGTGGGAAAAGGGCTTGACCTGGCGAGGTTGACACACCCCACCTCGATCCGTAAGGTTCTTCGAGTTGTCACGGAGCCGGAAACGGTTCTGCGACAGCCGATCCCGCCGCGAATGCGGCAACCAAACTCAGCACGATCTCCCATTCGGGGCAATTTCGGCATGCCGAAATTGATTTCGAAGACTCGATTATGAGTCGCCGGGAAAATCCGCTAGAGTTCGGACGTCGGAACGGCCCA from Streptomyces sp. NBC_01591 includes:
- a CDS encoding MarR family winged helix-turn-helix transcriptional regulator; translated protein: MPDTTEQPGPQEPSLDEQIAAYQREFRDLDPQVEQVVSALGRLNRRMNVAYGRQLAALGISNAEWEVLKTLVLAGSPYRLGPGELAKRLGLTPAAMTHRIDRMAGEGLVTRDRDENNRVRVIVELTDEGRTKWLEAMRMATDFEEDLLQDLTGDERGGLGDMLIRLLRRVEHAQPDAGGRLTDLD